One window from the genome of Pantoea cypripedii encodes:
- a CDS encoding gamma-glutamylcyclotransferase has protein sequence MLTREFLLKADCKTSFGDIDDTLLWSCEQRAASLAATLACRPDQSPVWIFGYGSLMWNPVFEAEEVASGHLDGWHRAFCLRLTAGRGTASHPGRMLALKEGGTTSGLAFRLPEARLHEELELLWKREMITGCYLPTWCELKLDDGRSVSALVFIMDPRHPLFEADSCPGTIAPLIAQASGPLGTNAQYLFALEQELAKRGMQEEGLTVLASQVRALQLRTARLSS, from the coding sequence TTGCTAACCCGGGAATTCTTATTAAAAGCGGATTGTAAAACATCATTCGGCGATATCGATGACACGCTGCTGTGGAGCTGTGAGCAACGCGCCGCTTCTCTCGCCGCTACGCTGGCCTGTCGGCCTGACCAAAGTCCGGTGTGGATTTTCGGCTATGGCTCGCTGATGTGGAACCCGGTCTTTGAGGCGGAAGAAGTGGCGTCTGGTCATCTTGATGGCTGGCATCGTGCTTTCTGTCTGCGGCTGACTGCCGGACGTGGTACGGCGTCGCATCCTGGGCGCATGCTGGCGCTGAAAGAGGGCGGCACCACCAGTGGCCTGGCATTTCGTCTGCCGGAAGCGCGTCTGCACGAGGAACTGGAGTTGCTGTGGAAGCGTGAAATGATCACCGGATGCTATCTTCCCACCTGGTGCGAGCTGAAGCTGGACGATGGCCGTAGCGTATCCGCATTGGTGTTTATTATGGACCCGCGCCACCCGCTGTTCGAAGCGGATTCCTGTCCGGGGACTATCGCCCCGTTAATTGCCCAGGCCAGCGGCCCGCTGGGCACCAACGCGCAATATCTTTTTGCGCTGGAGCAGGAACTGGCAAAACGCGGTATGCAGGAAGAAGGATTAACGGTGCTTGCCAGCCAGGTCAGGGCGCTGCAATTACGGACAGCGCGCTTGTCCTCTTAA
- the chaB gene encoding putative cation transport regulator ChaB: protein MPYSSTRQLPDSVRHVLPAHAQTIYQKAFNSAWEEYKDEDDRRGDDSREKVAHKVAWAAVKKDYQKGDDNKWHPKH, encoded by the coding sequence ATGCCTTATTCATCAACACGTCAACTGCCTGACAGCGTCCGCCACGTGCTGCCAGCGCACGCCCAGACCATCTATCAGAAAGCGTTTAATAGCGCCTGGGAAGAGTACAAGGATGAAGATGATCGGCGCGGCGATGATTCGCGTGAGAAAGTGGCACATAAGGTCGCCTGGGCAGCAGTGAAAAAAGATTACCAGAAAGGCGACGACAATAAGTGGCATCCCAAACACTAA
- the chaA gene encoding sodium-potassium/proton antiporter ChaA, translated as MAAHEKTRHSEYSLIFPIVALAVLSFFGGQTNLLSVVGINLLALVAILSSAFSVVRHADVLAHRLGEPYGSLILSLSVVILEVSLISALMATGDAAPALMRDTLYSIIMIVTAGLVGFALLLGGRKFATQYVNLVGVKQYLIAIFPLAMLVLVFPNALPGGNFSTAQALLIAAISAAMYGVFLLIQTKTHQNLFVYEHEDESDDGDPHHGKPSAHSSVWHTAWLIVHLIAVISVTKMNANTLEHLLTELNAPEQFTGFLVALLILSPEGLGAIKAVLMNQVQRAMNLFFGSVLATISLTVPAVTIIATLTGQQLVFGLEPPHMVVMSAVLILCHISFSTGRTNVLNGAAHLALFIGYLMTIML; from the coding sequence ATGGCTGCACATGAGAAAACCCGACATTCTGAGTATTCCCTGATTTTCCCGATTGTCGCCCTGGCAGTATTGAGCTTTTTTGGCGGGCAAACCAACCTGCTGAGCGTGGTTGGCATTAACCTGCTGGCGCTGGTCGCTATTCTCAGCAGTGCGTTTAGTGTGGTACGCCATGCTGATGTGCTGGCACACCGACTGGGCGAGCCTTATGGCTCACTGATCCTCAGCTTGTCGGTGGTGATTCTGGAGGTCAGCCTGATCTCAGCGCTGATGGCCACCGGCGATGCCGCGCCCGCACTGATGCGCGATACGCTTTATTCCATCATTATGATTGTTACCGCAGGCCTGGTTGGCTTTGCGCTGCTGCTCGGCGGGCGGAAATTCGCTACCCAGTACGTCAATCTGGTTGGCGTTAAGCAGTATCTGATCGCCATTTTTCCGCTGGCGATGCTGGTGCTGGTGTTCCCCAATGCGTTACCCGGTGGCAATTTCTCCACCGCCCAGGCGTTGCTGATAGCGGCGATTTCCGCGGCGATGTACGGTGTTTTTCTGTTAATCCAGACGAAAACACACCAGAACTTGTTTGTTTATGAGCACGAAGATGAGAGCGATGATGGCGACCCGCATCATGGCAAGCCGTCGGCGCACAGCTCTGTCTGGCATACCGCCTGGCTGATTGTGCATCTGATTGCGGTGATCAGCGTGACCAAAATGAACGCCAACACGCTGGAACATCTGCTGACAGAATTGAATGCGCCCGAGCAGTTCACCGGCTTCCTGGTGGCATTACTGATTCTGTCGCCTGAAGGACTTGGAGCGATTAAAGCGGTGCTGATGAACCAGGTGCAGCGTGCCATGAACCTGTTTTTCGGTTCCGTGCTGGCGACGATTTCACTGACGGTGCCAGCGGTGACCATTATCGCTACGCTTACGGGTCAGCAGCTGGTATTCGGTCTGGAGCCGCCGCATATGGTGGTGATGAGCGCCGTATTGATTCTGTGCCATATTTCGTTTTCCACCGGGCGTACCAATGTACTTAACGGGGCGGCTCATCTCGCCCTGTTTATCGGGTATTTGATGACGATTATGTTGTAA
- the kdsA gene encoding 3-deoxy-8-phosphooctulonate synthase has protein sequence MTQKVVSIGDINVANDLPFVLFGGMNVLESRDLAMRICEHYVKVTDKLGIPYVFKASFDKANRSSIHSYRGPGLEEGMKIFQELKQAFGVKIITDVHEAAQAQPVADVVDVIQLPAFLARQTDLVEAMAKTGAVINVKKPQFVSPGQMGNIVDKFAEGGNDKVILCDRGSNFGYDNLVVDMLGFNVMKKVTNNSPVIFDVTHALQTRDPFGAASGGRRAQVGELARAGMAVGIAGLFIEAHPEPNSAKCDGPSALPLDKLEPFLVQMKAIDDLVKSFPELDTSN, from the coding sequence ATGACACAGAAAGTAGTCAGTATTGGTGATATCAACGTCGCAAACGATCTGCCATTTGTTCTCTTTGGCGGCATGAACGTGCTGGAATCGCGCGACCTCGCCATGCGTATCTGCGAACACTACGTGAAAGTAACCGATAAACTCGGCATCCCTTACGTGTTCAAAGCCTCTTTTGATAAAGCGAACCGTTCTTCGATCCATTCCTACCGTGGTCCGGGTCTGGAAGAAGGGATGAAGATTTTTCAGGAGCTGAAACAGGCTTTTGGTGTGAAAATCATTACTGACGTCCATGAAGCCGCACAGGCGCAGCCCGTTGCAGATGTGGTGGATGTGATTCAGCTGCCTGCGTTCCTGGCACGTCAGACTGACCTGGTTGAAGCGATGGCGAAAACCGGTGCGGTGATCAACGTGAAGAAACCGCAGTTTGTCAGCCCGGGTCAGATGGGCAACATCGTGGATAAATTTGCCGAAGGCGGCAATGACAAAGTTATTCTGTGCGACCGTGGCAGCAATTTCGGCTATGACAACCTTGTTGTGGATATGCTCGGTTTCAACGTGATGAAGAAAGTCACCAATAACAGCCCGGTGATTTTTGATGTGACCCATGCGCTGCAAACCCGTGATCCGTTCGGTGCGGCATCAGGCGGACGTCGTGCGCAGGTGGGTGAACTGGCGCGTGCAGGTATGGCGGTGGGCATTGCCGGCCTGTTTATCGAAGCGCATCCGGAGCCGAACAGCGCCAAATGTGATGGCCCGTCAGCGCTGCCACTCGACAAGCTGGAACCATTCCTGGTGCAGATGAAAGCCATTGATGATCTGGTGAAAAGCTTCCCGGAACTGGATACCAGCAATTAA
- the sirB1 gene encoding invasion regulator SirB1 encodes MTSPEQLDYSQTPLSEAVIGATCAIREDFSAQSVELQLAALVEEARVYISDAADADLQLEKLLDLFYRQWGFGGASGVYNLSDALWIDKVLKSRQGTAVSLGVILLHIAEELELPLMPVIFPTQMILRADWLDGEMWLINPFNGETLDTHTLEVWLKGNISPTAKLYQDDLDEAKTVSVMRKMLDTLKAALMEEKKMELALNVSQVLLQIDPDDPYEIRDRGLIYAQLECEHIALNDLTYFVEQCPEDPVSEMIRVQIHAIEQKQVTLH; translated from the coding sequence ATGACCTCGCCAGAGCAACTTGATTACAGTCAAACACCGTTAAGTGAAGCGGTTATTGGTGCTACCTGCGCCATCCGCGAAGATTTTTCTGCTCAATCCGTTGAGCTTCAGCTGGCTGCGTTAGTTGAAGAAGCGCGCGTTTACATTAGCGATGCAGCGGATGCTGACCTGCAACTGGAAAAGTTGCTGGACCTGTTTTATCGCCAGTGGGGATTTGGTGGTGCCAGCGGCGTCTACAATTTATCGGATGCGTTATGGATCGATAAGGTGCTGAAAAGCCGTCAGGGCACGGCCGTGTCGCTGGGGGTGATCCTGCTGCATATCGCCGAGGAGCTGGAGTTGCCGCTGATGCCGGTGATTTTCCCGACGCAGATGATTCTGCGGGCGGACTGGCTGGATGGCGAAATGTGGCTGATCAATCCGTTTAACGGCGAAACCCTTGATACCCATACGCTGGAAGTGTGGCTGAAAGGCAATATCAGCCCGACAGCGAAGCTCTATCAGGATGATCTCGACGAAGCGAAAACCGTCAGTGTGATGCGCAAAATGCTCGATACGCTGAAAGCGGCGCTGATGGAAGAGAAAAAGATGGAGCTGGCGCTGAATGTCAGCCAGGTACTGTTGCAAATCGATCCGGACGACCCGTACGAAATCCGCGATCGTGGTTTGATTTACGCTCAGCTGGAGTGTGAACATATCGCGCTGAACGATCTGACCTACTTCGTTGAACAGTGTCCGGAAGACCCGGTTAGCGAAATGATCCGAGTACAGATCCACGCAATTGAACAAAAACAGGTCACGCTGCACTAA
- a CDS encoding SirB2 family protein encodes MVTWYPLIKHFHLLTVVITISLFLLRFYWLCTGSGQLNRRWVRIAPHINDTFLLLSGVLLVMITHFYPFSPQGSWLTEKLIGVIIYIALGSVALSRRPRKMSVRWIAYLLAIVALLVVFKLAMTKMPLLGIV; translated from the coding sequence ATGGTTACCTGGTATCCACTGATCAAACATTTCCACCTGCTTACGGTGGTCATCACCATTAGCCTGTTCTTGCTGCGTTTTTACTGGCTTTGTACCGGTTCCGGGCAGCTGAACCGCCGCTGGGTACGTATTGCGCCGCACATTAACGACACCTTTTTACTGTTGAGTGGCGTGCTGTTGGTCATGATTACGCACTTTTACCCGTTCTCACCACAAGGAAGCTGGCTGACGGAGAAGCTGATAGGGGTTATTATCTACATCGCCTTAGGTTCCGTGGCATTAAGTCGTCGCCCACGCAAGATGAGTGTCCGCTGGATTGCTTATCTGCTCGCTATCGTGGCGTTGCTGGTCGTGTTTAAGCTGGCGATGACGAAAATGCCGTTATTGGGGATAGTATGA
- the prmC gene encoding peptide chain release factor N(5)-glutamine methyltransferase gives MDIRHWLRHAVTTLRGGDSPKRDAEILLAFVTGKSRSWLVAFDDAPLDDIQLQQLETLLARRAQGEPVAHLVGEREFWSLPLRVSDVTLIPRPDTEILVEQALAHLPAAAVTVLDLGTGTGAIALALASERPDCQVYGCDRIAAAVALAQENAQRLHISNAKFFLSHWFTALPPQRFDLIVSNPPYIDATDEHLQQGDVRFEPLSALVADDAGLADLRAIIASAPDWLMSGGWLLLEHGWQQGEAVRQLLVQHGYQGVNTVDDYGGNPRVTLGQFL, from the coding sequence ATGGACATCCGTCATTGGCTCCGGCATGCCGTCACCACGCTGCGTGGTGGCGATAGCCCAAAACGCGATGCTGAAATTCTGCTGGCGTTTGTCACGGGCAAATCGCGTAGCTGGCTGGTGGCGTTTGACGATGCACCGCTTGATGACATCCAGCTGCAACAGCTTGAAACCCTGCTGGCACGCCGTGCCCAGGGCGAGCCGGTGGCGCATCTGGTGGGGGAGCGCGAATTCTGGTCGCTGCCATTACGCGTCAGTGATGTCACCCTGATTCCGCGTCCTGATACCGAGATATTGGTGGAGCAGGCGCTGGCCCATTTGCCTGCTGCCGCTGTAACCGTACTCGATCTGGGCACCGGTACGGGTGCCATCGCGCTGGCACTGGCCAGTGAACGGCCGGATTGTCAGGTTTACGGTTGCGATCGTATTGCCGCTGCCGTGGCGCTGGCGCAGGAAAATGCGCAGCGTCTGCATATTTCTAACGCAAAATTTTTCCTCAGCCACTGGTTCACCGCACTTCCCCCACAACGTTTTGACCTGATTGTCAGCAATCCTCCCTATATTGATGCCACTGATGAGCATTTGCAGCAGGGGGATGTCCGTTTTGAGCCACTCAGTGCGTTAGTCGCCGATGATGCCGGACTGGCAGACCTGCGAGCGATTATCGCCTCGGCACCAGACTGGTTGATGTCAGGCGGCTGGCTGTTGCTCGAGCATGGCTGGCAGCAGGGCGAGGCGGTGCGTCAGTTGTTGGTGCAGCATGGCTATCAAGGGGTGAACACCGTGGATGACTATGGCGGCAATCCGCGCGTGACGCTTGGACAATTTCTCTGA
- the prfA gene encoding peptide chain release factor 1 gives MKTSIVAKLEALQERHEEVEAMLGDAGVIADQDRFRALSREYAQLSDVTRCFREWQQVQEDIETAEMLLDDPEMRDMAQEELKTSREKRETLEQQLQVLLLPKDPDDERPCFVEVRAGTGGDEAAIFAGDLFRMYSRYAEARRWQVEIVSSNDGEHGGYKEVIARVRGEGAYGRFKFESGGHRVQRVPETESQGRIHTSACTVAVMPELPEAELPEINPGDLKIDTFRSSGAGGQHVNTTDSAIRITHLPTGIVVECQDERSQHKNKAKALAVLGARIHAAEMAKRHEAEASTRRNLLGSGDRSDRIRTYNFPQGRVTDHRINLTLYRLDETMEGKLDTLIEPIVQEYQADQLAALAGQD, from the coding sequence ATGAAGACCTCTATTGTTGCCAAGCTGGAAGCGCTCCAGGAACGTCACGAAGAAGTGGAAGCGATGCTGGGCGATGCTGGCGTGATTGCCGATCAGGACCGTTTCCGTGCGCTTTCGCGCGAATATGCACAGTTGTCTGACGTGACCCGTTGTTTCCGTGAATGGCAACAGGTGCAGGAAGATATTGAGACGGCAGAGATGCTGCTCGACGATCCTGAAATGCGCGATATGGCGCAGGAAGAACTGAAAACCTCACGCGAAAAACGCGAAACGCTGGAGCAGCAGTTGCAGGTATTGCTGTTGCCGAAAGATCCTGACGACGAACGCCCCTGCTTTGTGGAAGTCCGCGCCGGGACGGGCGGTGATGAAGCGGCGATTTTTGCCGGTGACCTGTTCCGTATGTATAGCCGCTATGCAGAAGCGCGTCGCTGGCAGGTTGAAATTGTCAGCAGCAATGACGGTGAGCACGGCGGGTATAAAGAAGTTATCGCCCGTGTGAGAGGCGAGGGCGCGTATGGTCGCTTCAAGTTTGAATCCGGTGGACATCGTGTACAACGCGTCCCGGAAACCGAGTCACAGGGCCGCATCCACACCTCAGCCTGCACTGTAGCGGTAATGCCGGAGTTGCCGGAAGCCGAACTGCCGGAGATCAATCCGGGCGACCTGAAAATCGATACCTTCCGTTCCTCCGGTGCCGGTGGTCAGCACGTTAACACCACTGATTCTGCTATCCGCATTACCCACCTGCCGACCGGGATTGTGGTGGAGTGTCAGGATGAGCGTTCGCAGCATAAAAACAAAGCTAAAGCGCTGGCGGTGTTGGGTGCACGCATTCACGCCGCAGAGATGGCGAAACGCCACGAGGCCGAAGCCTCAACGCGTCGCAACCTGCTGGGCAGCGGTGATCGCTCCGACCGCATCCGCACCTATAACTTCCCGCAGGGACGGGTGACCGACCATCGTATCAACCTGACGCTTTACCGTCTGGATGAAACCATGGAAGGTAAGCTGGATACCCTGATTGAACCGATTGTGCAGGAATATCAGGCCGATCAGCTGGCGGCGCTGGCTGGACAGGATTAA
- the hemA gene encoding glutamyl-tRNA reductase, whose protein sequence is MTLLALGINHKTAPVALRERVSFTPDTLDQALSSLLSQPMVQSGVVLSTCNRTELYLSVEQQADLQEKLVRWLCDYHQLREEDVRKSLYWHQDNAAVSHLMRVASGLDSLVLGEPQILGQVKKAFADSQRGHALSSELERMFQKTFSVAKRVRTETEIGASAVSVAFAACSLARQIFESLSTVNVLLVGAGETIELVARHLREHHVKKLMIANRTRERAQLLADEVGAEVIGLADIDSRLADADIIISSTASPLPIIGKGMVERALKARRNQPMLLVDIAVPRDVEPEVGKLANAYLYSVDDLQAIIEQNMAQRKAAAVQAESIVVQESGEFMAWLRAQSAVETIREYRTQADDVRAELQERALAALRQGADAEKVLQELAHKLTNRLIHAPTKSLQQAARDGDSERLQILRDSLGLD, encoded by the coding sequence ATGACGCTGCTTGCACTCGGAATCAACCATAAAACTGCACCTGTTGCACTGCGCGAACGTGTATCGTTCACGCCGGATACGCTGGATCAGGCACTTAGCAGCCTGTTATCCCAGCCGATGGTGCAAAGTGGTGTGGTGCTTTCCACCTGTAATCGTACTGAACTCTACCTTAGCGTAGAGCAGCAGGCCGATTTGCAGGAGAAGCTGGTGCGCTGGTTGTGTGACTATCACCAACTGCGCGAAGAAGATGTGCGCAAAAGCCTCTACTGGCACCAGGATAACGCCGCAGTCAGTCATCTGATGCGCGTCGCCAGCGGGCTGGACTCGCTGGTGCTGGGCGAGCCGCAGATTCTGGGGCAGGTGAAAAAAGCCTTCGCCGATTCTCAGCGTGGCCATGCGTTGAGCAGTGAACTGGAGCGCATGTTCCAGAAAACCTTCTCGGTCGCCAAACGCGTCCGTACCGAAACCGAAATCGGTGCCAGCGCGGTTTCTGTTGCCTTTGCTGCCTGTTCTCTGGCACGTCAAATCTTTGAATCGCTCAGCACCGTCAATGTTTTACTGGTGGGTGCCGGTGAAACCATCGAGCTGGTGGCGCGCCATTTGCGCGAACATCATGTGAAAAAACTGATGATCGCCAACCGTACACGTGAGCGCGCTCAACTGCTGGCCGATGAAGTCGGGGCTGAAGTGATTGGTCTGGCGGATATTGATTCGCGTCTCGCCGATGCTGATATTATTATTTCTTCTACTGCCAGCCCGCTGCCCATTATCGGCAAAGGGATGGTGGAACGCGCGTTAAAAGCACGCCGTAACCAGCCGATGTTGCTGGTGGATATCGCCGTACCGCGTGACGTAGAGCCGGAAGTGGGCAAACTCGCCAATGCCTATCTCTACAGCGTGGATGACCTGCAGGCGATCATTGAGCAGAATATGGCGCAGCGTAAAGCCGCTGCGGTGCAGGCTGAAAGCATTGTGGTGCAGGAAAGTGGCGAATTTATGGCCTGGCTGCGCGCGCAAAGTGCTGTCGAAACCATTCGCGAGTATCGTACCCAGGCCGATGATGTCCGTGCTGAATTGCAGGAACGCGCGCTGGCTGCGCTGCGTCAGGGCGCGGATGCGGAAAAAGTGTTGCAGGAGCTGGCACACAAGCTGACCAACCGTTTAATTCACGCTCCAACCAAATCACTACAGCAGGCCGCGCGCGATGGCGACAGCGAACGCCTGCAGATCTTACGTGACAGCCTCGGTCTCGATTAG
- the lolB gene encoding lipoprotein insertase outer membrane protein LolB → MHMPKRKLLRLLPLASVLLAACSINKPQQGPGPSTTSPQWQQHQQTVAKISHYETRGAFAYISDRQKVYARFNWQQTAADRYRLLLTNPLGSTELQLDAQGSVVQIVDNKGKRYVSNDAEKMISQLTGMDIPLANLRQWMMGLPGDASDYQLNDQYQLQSLNYSRNGQQWKVTISDYDSKVTPPLPANLELSEGGQRIKLRMDSWTVQ, encoded by the coding sequence ATGCACATGCCCAAGCGCAAGCTGTTGCGCCTTTTACCCCTTGCCAGCGTGCTGCTGGCTGCCTGTAGCATCAACAAGCCGCAGCAGGGCCCTGGTCCGAGCACCACCTCACCACAGTGGCAGCAACATCAACAGACGGTGGCGAAGATCAGCCATTATGAAACCCGTGGCGCGTTCGCTTACATTTCTGATCGCCAGAAAGTCTATGCCCGCTTTAACTGGCAGCAGACCGCCGCTGACCGCTATCGCCTGCTGCTGACTAACCCACTGGGCAGCACTGAGTTACAGCTGGATGCGCAAGGTTCCGTGGTGCAAATCGTCGATAACAAAGGCAAGCGCTACGTCAGCAATGACGCTGAGAAGATGATTTCCCAGCTAACCGGCATGGACATTCCGCTGGCTAATCTGCGTCAGTGGATGATGGGCTTGCCTGGCGATGCCAGCGACTATCAGCTGAACGACCAATATCAGTTGCAGAGCCTGAACTACAGCCGTAACGGCCAGCAGTGGAAAGTCACGATTTCTGATTACGACAGCAAAGTCACCCCACCGCTGCCAGCCAATCTGGAGTTGAGTGAAGGTGGTCAGCGTATCAAACTGCGTATGGATAGCTGGACCGTACAATGA
- the ispE gene encoding 4-(cytidine 5'-diphospho)-2-C-methyl-D-erythritol kinase translates to MITTWPAPAKLNLFLYITGRRPDGYHNLQTLFQFLDYGDTLTITPDSSGDIRLLTPLDDVPDEENLIVRAARALMQVASARGTLPPHAGAQIALEKRLPMGGGLGGGSSDAATVLVALNHQWQTGLSVDELAAIGVRLGADVPVFIRGHAAFAEGVGEQLQPAAPAEKWYLVAHPGVSIATPQIFGDPELTRDSPTRSLDVLLQLPFHNDCESVARKRFREVDELVSWLLEYAPSRLTGTGACVFAEFNTESAARQVLELAPEWIRGFVARGLNTSPLQRTLSGI, encoded by the coding sequence ATGATCACCACCTGGCCTGCTCCGGCGAAGCTAAATTTATTTCTTTACATCACTGGCCGTCGTCCGGACGGCTATCATAATCTGCAAACCCTGTTTCAGTTCCTTGATTACGGCGATACGCTGACCATCACCCCGGATAGCAGCGGTGATATTCGTTTGCTGACGCCACTCGACGACGTCCCGGACGAGGAAAATCTGATTGTCCGGGCGGCACGGGCGTTAATGCAGGTGGCAAGTGCGCGCGGCACCCTGCCGCCGCATGCCGGTGCGCAGATTGCCCTGGAAAAGCGTTTGCCCATGGGGGGCGGACTGGGTGGCGGCTCGTCAGATGCCGCGACGGTGCTGGTGGCGCTGAATCATCAGTGGCAAACCGGGCTGAGCGTCGATGAGCTGGCGGCAATTGGCGTGCGGCTGGGAGCGGATGTGCCGGTATTTATCCGCGGGCACGCCGCCTTTGCCGAAGGCGTGGGTGAACAATTGCAGCCAGCCGCTCCGGCAGAAAAGTGGTATCTGGTGGCCCATCCGGGCGTCAGCATCGCGACGCCGCAAATCTTTGGCGATCCTGAGCTGACGAGAGATTCACCAACCCGCTCACTTGATGTACTTTTGCAGCTGCCTTTCCACAATGATTGTGAATCAGTGGCAAGAAAACGTTTTCGTGAGGTTGATGAGCTGGTTTCCTGGCTGCTAGAATACGCGCCGTCGCGCCTGACTGGGACCGGAGCTTGTGTGTTTGCTGAATTTAACACCGAATCCGCCGCTCGTCAGGTGCTGGAGCTTGCCCCGGAATGGATACGAGGATTTGTGGCGCGCGGGCTAAATACCTCGCCGTTACAACGTACTCTTTCCGGGATTTAA
- the prs gene encoding ribose-phosphate diphosphokinase: protein MPDMKLFAGNATPELAQRIANRLYTSLGDAAVGRFSDGEVSVQINENVRGGDIFIIQSTCAPTNDNLMELVVMVDALRRASAGRITAVIPYFGYARQDRRVRSARVPITAKVVADFLSSVGVDRVLTVDLHAEQIQGFFDVPVDNVFGSPILLEDMLQIGLENPIVVSPDIGGVVRARAIAKLLNDTDMAIIDKRRPRANVSQVMHIIGDVAGRDCVLVDDMIDTGGTLCKAAEALKERGAKRVFAYATHPIFSGNAVENLRKSVIDQVIVCDTIPLSDEMKSLPNVRTLTLSGMLAEAIRRISNEESISAMFEH from the coding sequence GTGCCTGATATGAAGCTATTTGCTGGTAACGCCACCCCGGAACTAGCACAACGTATTGCCAACCGCCTTTACACCAGCCTCGGAGACGCCGCTGTCGGTCGTTTCAGCGACGGTGAAGTGAGTGTACAGATTAACGAAAATGTACGCGGTGGTGATATTTTCATCATCCAGTCCACCTGTGCCCCCACCAACGATAATCTGATGGAGCTGGTTGTGATGGTCGACGCACTGCGTCGGGCTTCTGCTGGTCGTATTACTGCCGTTATCCCCTACTTTGGCTATGCCCGTCAGGACCGCCGTGTGCGTTCCGCGCGTGTGCCGATCACCGCTAAAGTGGTTGCGGATTTCCTTTCCAGCGTGGGTGTTGACCGTGTTCTGACGGTGGACCTGCACGCCGAGCAGATCCAGGGCTTCTTTGATGTCCCGGTTGATAACGTATTTGGCAGCCCAATCCTGTTGGAAGATATGCTGCAAATTGGTCTGGAAAACCCGATTGTGGTTTCCCCGGATATTGGCGGTGTGGTTCGCGCCCGTGCCATTGCCAAACTGCTCAACGACACCGACATGGCTATCATTGATAAACGTCGCCCGCGTGCCAACGTTTCTCAGGTTATGCATATCATTGGTGACGTCGCTGGCCGTGACTGTGTACTGGTCGACGATATGATCGACACCGGCGGTACGCTGTGCAAAGCGGCTGAAGCGCTGAAAGAACGCGGTGCCAAGCGCGTGTTCGCCTACGCAACGCACCCGATTTTCTCCGGCAACGCCGTGGAAAACCTGCGCAAATCGGTGATCGATCAGGTGATCGTGTGTGACACCATCCCACTGTCTGACGAGATGAAATCTCTGCCGAACGTGCGTACCCTGACGCTGTCCGGCATGCTGGCCGAAGCGATTCGTCGTATCAGCAACGAAGAATCCATCTCCGCCATGTTCGAACATTGA